The following proteins are co-located in the Solanum pennellii chromosome 1, SPENNV200 genome:
- the LOC107014293 gene encoding uncharacterized protein LOC107014293 translates to MADNNTTTQDFDGSSQTTSTGNKYGGLAPKKKPLISKDHERAFFDSADWALCKQGAGVDQKSTVAIETLRPKLQRTTHQQLPPRRPACTS, encoded by the exons ATGGCAGATAACAACACCACAACTCAAGATTTTGATGGTTCCTCTCAG ACTACTTCTACTGGTAACAAATATGGAGGACTTGCTCCAAAGAAGAAGCCTTTGATTTCAAAG GATCATGAACGTGCCTTCTTTGACTCCGCAGACTGGGCTCTATGCAAG CAAGGTGCAGGAGTTGATCAAAAATCAACAGTGGCTATAGAAACATTGCGTCCCAAATTACAG AGAACAACTCATCAACAATTGCCTCCTAGAAGACCTGCTTGTACATCTTGA